A stretch of DNA from Desulfurella amilsii:
AGGGTGCTAACATTATCGGTTTGGATGATACCACGCTGTTTGGCAGACCACCTATCATAAAAGGTGATTTAAACAAGATTTACAATTCTGATGCCTTTATAGGTGTTGTGGATGCAGACTATAGACGCATAGGCTCACCTGGCATTGGCTCGGTTTTAAGTATTAACGACCACAGGGCGGTAATTGTGGCACTTGCAAAGCCAGCAAGCGGAGGTCTTTTTGGCACACCTACGCTGTATACCACATACACAAGGGCTACGCAAGACTTGCCTCAGACCAGGTATTCTATGTCCTATATTCTGCTAAACCCAAAAAGTAATGCAAACATTCTATACATTCAAGAACAAGTTAAGAAATTAGGCTATAAAGCACTCACACAAAAGCAGTTTGAAAAAACAATAGAGAACTTCTACACGTATAAAACAGGTATGGGTACAAACATCATGATAATGACTTTGATTAGCTTCATTGTGGGCCTATCCATTGCAGGGCAAACATTCTATGCCTTTGTGCTTGAAAACCTAGAAAAATTTGGCGCTCTAAAGGCAATAGGCGCCAAAAAGTACGAGCTTATGACTATGATTTTGTTTCAAGCCTCAGTCACAAGCTTTATAGGATACGGCTTTGGCATTATGATTTCGTCTTTAATGATCGCTGTTTCTAAAGTAAGGATACCAAACTATGCAGCAGTTGTGACCTACCAAAACATGCTTATTGCCTTTTTAATGGTAGTTGTAATAGCTGGTTTTTCAAGCTACATAGGCATAAGAAAGGTTCTTAAAATAGAGCCTTTTGATGTGTTTAGGGGTTAGCATGAAGACAATATTGGAAGCTAAAAATATAGTCAAGTACTTTGGCTCTGATGAGAGCAAAACATACGCACTAAAAGGCGTAAACCTCACAGCTTATTATGGAGAGGTGCTATACATTGTGGGCCCATCAGGCTCTGGCAAAACTACGCTGTTGAGCATAATCTCTGGGATTTTGCGCCCAAACGAAGGCACAGTAACAGTAAAAGACAAAAATATATGGCAGATGAAAGATGATGATCTTGCAGACTTTCGACTAAACCACATAGGTTTTGTCTTTCAAGACTACCATTTGTTTCCAAAGCTTACCACTACAGAAAATGTAAGCATACCGCTATTCTTAAAAAGGCAAAATTGGGATAAATCCCTAAAAGAAGCAAAGTACTACCTTGAAGTTATGGGGCTTGGCTCAAAAGCAGATTTACCCGTGTATAAACTCTCAGGCGGCGAACAGCAGCGTGTGGCAATAGCAAGAGCGGTTGTATCCAAGCCTGATATATTGATTTTTGATGAGCCTACCGCATCGCTTGATGGCGAAACAGGCAGACAGATTATAGCGTTTGTCAAAGAGCATTTGCTGACACAAGAGCGCACCATAATAATCGTTACGCACGATTCTAGGATATTTGAGTTTGCAAACCGTATTCTTCATATGGAAGATGGCAAACTGAAACAGACAACAGACAATGGAAATCATCTTGATGCACAAAAGTGCGATATTAAATTGGAGGCGGAGGCACAATGAAAACTAAGATTATATTTTTGATTGCAAGCGTTGGTATACTAATTGGCCTTGTAAGCGCCTACATATACAATAAGCGCATAAGCGCTCTACCCCCTGTACATGTAGAAAAAAACCCCTATGAAGCTGGCCTATACGCCACAGGCATTATTGAAAGCTACCAGACAAATGGTGAGAATATAAATATCTTTCCTGATGTATCAGGCAGGGTTACTCAGATTTTTGTAAAAGATGGCCAAAGCGTTAAAAAAAGCGAGCCTCTTTTAAAAATAGACGACACACAGCAAAAAAACATTACACAGCAGGCCTACGCTTCAGTGCAAGCAGCTCTTGCCTACCTAAACGAGCTAAAAGCGCAGCCTCGAAAAGAAACGCTTGAGGTTGCAAAAGCCCAGCTTGAGTATGCTGCAGCCCAATTAAAATCAGCGAAAAACCAATGGGGCAAAGTAGAAAAAGCCTATAATTTAAACCCAAACTCTGTAAGCAAAAACACGTACGATACCACAAAGGATGCATATGAGACAGCCAAAGCAAACTGCCAGGTAGCACTAAAACAATATGACCTAACAAAAGCCGGCGCGTGGATATATGACATACAAAATGCGCAAAGCCAGTATGAAGCAGCTCTAAAGTCCTACCTTGCAAATAAAGCGCTGCTTGATAAGTATACAGTTAGGGCCCCAGTTAATGGTGTAGTGTTAAAAGTGGCTACAGCTGTTGGAAGCTATGTATCACCATCTGGCTCATACGGCACATACACGCAAGGCTATGGACCTGTTGTTGCGCTTGGCAACATTGAAAAAGAAATGGAAGTTAGATGCTATGTGGATGAGATCTTAGTACCAAGGCTGCCAAAACCACAAGATATGATAGCTACTGCTTTTATAAGGGGCACAGATAAGAAAATCCCGCTTGAGTTTGTAAGCCTTCAGCCATACACCACACCAAAGATAGAACTATCAAACCAAAGGACAGAACAAGTAGATGTAAGGGTACTGCCTATAGTGTTTAAGTTTAGAGTGCCAAAAGACTTAACAATTTATCCTGGCATGCTTGTGGATGTATATATAGGAGAAAAGAAATGAGACACAGAATAATTTTAGGTTTAACCTTAGCTGCATTTTTATCATCTTGCGCTTTATATAGTTCGCCAAAGAACGTTAAAGTGCAGATACCTTCTAAATTTGAGTACAAAATAAACTCAACCAACTCTACGCTAAGTCAAAACTGGTGGGAAAACTTCAACGACCCAACGCTTAATAATGTAATCAAAACAGCACTGGAAAACAACTTAAACTACAAAATTGCACTAAAAAATATTCAGATTGCGCAAACCTACGTAGGCCAAAACCAATCAGCCCTTTTGCCAACAATCAACGCCACATACTCATCAACACGCAATAAACCTTCTTTAAACCAAAACCTATCTCCGCTGACTAGCTCAAACAAGATATACAACCTTCATCAGGCAGGGCTATCTGCTTCTTACGAGCTTGATGTGTGGCACCAGATACAAAACAGCGTAAACCAAGCAAAAGCCAATGTAAAGCTCTCACAAGCTGATGCCAATGTAGTCAAGCTTACACTGCTAAGCAATGTAGCTCAAACCTACTTTCAGCTTAGCGCGCTTGATCTTTCCATAGAGAACTTCACCAAACAGCTTGAATCAGCAAGAGAAATTCTCAAACTAAACGAGGATCAATACAAAAGCGGCCTTATCAATATAGAGCCCGTAGAAAATGCAAAAACGCAGACAGAAAACATAAAAACAGTCCTAAACAACCTCATAAAGCAAAAGCAAATTACTCAAAACACACTTGCCTACTACCTGGGTAAATACCCAGAAGATTTTTCTATTAAACCGCTCATCAAAGGATTTGACTCACAAATATATGCAAAGCTAATACCTCCTCAAGTACCCTCTACAGTTTTAACCCAAAGGCCAGATGTAAAAGAAGCCATGTACAATGTGCTCTCTTATGCCTATGCCCAGAAGCAGGCGCTTGCAAACTTCTTTCCTGTGTTTAACTTAACCGCCAACTATGGTTATGCATCTACAAACCTTTCAAACTTTATAGAAAATGCAAGCAACGTCTGGAGCTTTGGGTTAAATATCCTAGCACCCATATTTAATTACAAAAAGAATACAAGCATCTATGAGCGCTCAAAGCTTCAATACGAGCAGGCGGTATTAAACTACAGAAATACCGTGATAAACTCCTTCAACGAAGTTGACAGCGCCCTTGCCTCATACAAAAAAGACAATGAAGCGCTGCTTAGTTATCAAAAAAACTATCAATCGGCCAAAAATCTCTACGATATCTATAAAGCTCAATACGAAGCAGGCACGGTAGATTACATAACATACCTAAACTACAGGATAAATTTGCTCACTGCTCAATACAACTTCATAAACCAAAACCTGCTTGTTAGAGAAGACGTCATTAGCATATACAATGCGCTTGGCATGGGACTATCTTCAGATTAGTTTTGAAACCCCCTATTAAATAAGTTTGGGTAACCTCTTTGAAAGGGTTGCCCAAACTTTAGTGCTTTTTATGATTTGACTTTTTAAAAAAAGTGGCTATAATAAAAAAATGTTGACGCGGGGTAGAGCAGTCCGGTAGCTCGTCGGGCTCATAACCCGGAGGTCGGAGGTTCAAATCCTCCCCCCGCTACCAATGTAGCTTACCAAAATTGTTTCTCATCTATTATATAAACTTATAAGTTTGTTTAAATAAAGTCATTTGACAATTAAGAGAAACTATATAAACTAGCCAGAGGTTAGTTAAATTTTTTTTTGGGGGTATTATGGAGTTATTTAGAAAAAAAACAGTTGAAATGATTGAAGATGACACAAGAGAAGGCCAGCCACATTCATTAAAAAAAGCTCTTAACTGGTTTGACCTAATGTTGCTTGGTATAGGTGGTATTATTGGCACTGGCATTTTTGTAATAACTGGCGTTGCAGCAGCAAAATACGCAGGCCCTGCACTTATTGTATCTTTTGTAATTTCAGGTATTGCAAGTGCTTTTACTGCCTTGTCATATGCAGAGTTTGCATCAAGCTTTCCAATTTCTGGATCAACATATAGCTACAGCTATTTGGCACTAGGTGAAATTGTCGCATGGGTAATCGGGTGGGATTTGATATTAGAATACGCCTTTGCGCTACCTGCTATTGCGCTAGGGTGGTCTGGCTACTTTACTGCCCTTTTGCACTCACTGGGTATAAATGTTCCAGCGCAAATTGCAAATTCTTCGTTTGCGGCAGCTGGAGGTATTATTAATATACCTGCTATGGGTATAATATTATTGCTTACATGGCTTGTATATTTGGGTATTAGAGAAAGCGCAACCTTTAATAATATAGCTGTTATTTTTAAGGTATCCGTGATTTTATTTTTTATAGCAGTGGCTGTGTGGCATATAAAGCCTGTTAATTGGCATCCATTTATGCCATATGGCTGGCATGGAGTTATGTCTGGCGCTGCTATAATATTT
This window harbors:
- a CDS encoding ABC transporter permease, translated to MKGLLKIALKLLANDRGKFFTLILGVTFAVFLMNQMTSMFAGIMRKSTSNVINIGAKMWVMDPSVENDRSSIPLPDYVLDYVRSIKGVAMAVPIYFGSGLVKLPDGTYQGANIIGLDDTTLFGRPPIIKGDLNKIYNSDAFIGVVDADYRRIGSPGIGSVLSINDHRAVIVALAKPASGGLFGTPTLYTTYTRATQDLPQTRYSMSYILLNPKSNANILYIQEQVKKLGYKALTQKQFEKTIENFYTYKTGMGTNIMIMTLISFIVGLSIAGQTFYAFVLENLEKFGALKAIGAKKYELMTMILFQASVTSFIGYGFGIMISSLMIAVSKVRIPNYAAVVTYQNMLIAFLMVVVIAGFSSYIGIRKVLKIEPFDVFRG
- a CDS encoding ABC transporter ATP-binding protein; the protein is MKTILEAKNIVKYFGSDESKTYALKGVNLTAYYGEVLYIVGPSGSGKTTLLSIISGILRPNEGTVTVKDKNIWQMKDDDLADFRLNHIGFVFQDYHLFPKLTTTENVSIPLFLKRQNWDKSLKEAKYYLEVMGLGSKADLPVYKLSGGEQQRVAIARAVVSKPDILIFDEPTASLDGETGRQIIAFVKEHLLTQERTIIIVTHDSRIFEFANRILHMEDGKLKQTTDNGNHLDAQKCDIKLEAEAQ
- a CDS encoding HlyD family secretion protein, translated to MKTKIIFLIASVGILIGLVSAYIYNKRISALPPVHVEKNPYEAGLYATGIIESYQTNGENINIFPDVSGRVTQIFVKDGQSVKKSEPLLKIDDTQQKNITQQAYASVQAALAYLNELKAQPRKETLEVAKAQLEYAAAQLKSAKNQWGKVEKAYNLNPNSVSKNTYDTTKDAYETAKANCQVALKQYDLTKAGAWIYDIQNAQSQYEAALKSYLANKALLDKYTVRAPVNGVVLKVATAVGSYVSPSGSYGTYTQGYGPVVALGNIEKEMEVRCYVDEILVPRLPKPQDMIATAFIRGTDKKIPLEFVSLQPYTTPKIELSNQRTEQVDVRVLPIVFKFRVPKDLTIYPGMLVDVYIGEKK
- a CDS encoding efflux transporter outer membrane subunit translates to MRHRIILGLTLAAFLSSCALYSSPKNVKVQIPSKFEYKINSTNSTLSQNWWENFNDPTLNNVIKTALENNLNYKIALKNIQIAQTYVGQNQSALLPTINATYSSTRNKPSLNQNLSPLTSSNKIYNLHQAGLSASYELDVWHQIQNSVNQAKANVKLSQADANVVKLTLLSNVAQTYFQLSALDLSIENFTKQLESAREILKLNEDQYKSGLINIEPVENAKTQTENIKTVLNNLIKQKQITQNTLAYYLGKYPEDFSIKPLIKGFDSQIYAKLIPPQVPSTVLTQRPDVKEAMYNVLSYAYAQKQALANFFPVFNLTANYGYASTNLSNFIENASNVWSFGLNILAPIFNYKKNTSIYERSKLQYEQAVLNYRNTVINSFNEVDSALASYKKDNEALLSYQKNYQSAKNLYDIYKAQYEAGTVDYITYLNYRINLLTAQYNFINQNLLVREDVISIYNALGMGLSSD